A stretch of the Rhizomicrobium sp. genome encodes the following:
- a CDS encoding DUF1036 domain-containing protein — protein MRFALAVVILIAAAAPADAALNLCNKGQRPIKAAVGRFNGTRWISEGWWRVNPKKCAELVAGKLDARYYYLYATDGAVGTWDGSRGFCTGTAEKFAIVGRGDCTGRGYDRRGFFEIDTSNRTDFTQSLSD, from the coding sequence ATGCGGTTCGCCCTCGCCGTCGTCATCCTGATCGCCGCCGCCGCGCCCGCCGACGCGGCCCTGAACCTGTGCAACAAGGGCCAGCGGCCCATCAAGGCAGCGGTCGGCCGCTTCAACGGCACCCGCTGGATCAGCGAAGGCTGGTGGCGCGTGAACCCGAAAAAATGCGCGGAACTGGTCGCCGGGAAGCTCGATGCGCGCTACTACTACCTCTACGCGACCGACGGCGCGGTGGGGACCTGGGACGGCAGCCGGGGTTTCTGCACCGGCACGGCGGAGAAGTTCGCCATCGTCGGGCGCGGCGACTGCACCGGCCGCGGCTATGACCGGCGCGGCTTCTTCGAGATCGATACGAGCAACCGCACCGACTTCACCCAATCGCTTTCGGACTGA
- a CDS encoding tetratricopeptide repeat protein — protein sequence MRFLVVLLLASLALPASAAAPPARPPLETLFDQLKKAGSPDEAKPIEERIGGVFLQSGSASVELLMTRATAALTAGDKDTAKQLLEAITDVAPDYAEGWHVRATYQHANGDDRGAMLSLGHVILLNPRQFAAMYELGNLLEDYGNKEGALKLYRRALALDPQLEGAQRHVDALTRDVEGQGI from the coding sequence ATGCGGTTTCTCGTCGTCCTTCTCCTCGCGTCCCTTGCGTTGCCGGCTTCGGCCGCGGCGCCGCCGGCCAGGCCGCCGCTCGAGACGCTGTTCGACCAGCTCAAGAAAGCCGGCTCCCCCGACGAGGCCAAGCCGATCGAGGAGCGCATCGGCGGCGTGTTCCTGCAGTCGGGCAGCGCGAGCGTCGAGCTGCTGATGACCCGCGCCACCGCGGCGTTGACCGCGGGCGACAAGGACACCGCCAAGCAGCTTCTCGAGGCGATCACCGATGTCGCGCCGGACTATGCCGAGGGCTGGCATGTGCGCGCCACCTATCAGCATGCCAATGGCGACGACCGGGGCGCGATGCTTTCGCTGGGCCATGTGATCCTGCTCAATCCGCGGCAATTCGCGGCGATGTACGAGCTGGGCAACCTGCTCGAGGATTACGGCAACAAGGAAGGCGCGCTGAAGCTCTATCGCAGGGCGCTCGCCCTCGACCCGCAGCTCGAAGGCGCCCAGCGCCATGTCGACGCGCTCACCCGCGACGTCGAGGGCCAGGGGATTTGA
- a CDS encoding DUF1244 domain-containing protein — protein MTVPPFELIPPAVPGPGLLFLCDHAASALPAAYGGLGLAPALFETHIASDIGAAELTRTLAAAFGAPAVLARWSRLLVDLNRGEDDPTLVMKLSDGSLIPGNARIDAAETARRIAAFHAPYHAAIAGQIAALRADGTVPVLVSMHSFTPVWKGWKRPWEIGVLWDRDGRLARPLIAECSRAGFTVGDNEPYDGELEGDCLYRHGTMLGLPHVLIEIRQDLIGDAAAARAFAARLKPILERALAAMGPPALEFTRPLPATGTAMDERTREQLEAAAFRRLVAHLRARTDVQNIDLMTLAGFCRNCLGDWYREAAAEKGIALDKDAAREIVYGMPPAEWKKRYQTEATPEQQADFAARQKTHS, from the coding sequence ATGACCGTTCCGCCCTTCGAGTTGATTCCGCCGGCCGTGCCCGGGCCCGGCCTGCTGTTCCTGTGCGATCACGCCGCGAGCGCGCTTCCCGCGGCGTATGGCGGCCTGGGACTCGCGCCGGCCCTGTTCGAAACGCATATCGCGTCCGACATCGGCGCGGCGGAACTGACCCGGACGCTCGCGGCGGCCTTCGGCGCCCCCGCGGTGCTGGCGCGCTGGTCGCGGCTGCTGGTCGACCTCAACCGCGGCGAGGACGATCCCACCCTGGTCATGAAACTGTCCGATGGCAGCCTGATTCCCGGCAATGCGCGGATCGATGCCGCCGAGACGGCCAGGCGCATCGCGGCTTTCCACGCGCCCTATCACGCGGCCATCGCCGGGCAGATCGCGGCCTTGCGCGCAGACGGCACGGTTCCGGTGCTCGTTTCGATGCACAGTTTCACACCGGTGTGGAAGGGCTGGAAGCGGCCCTGGGAGATCGGCGTGTTGTGGGATCGCGACGGCCGGCTGGCGCGGCCCCTGATCGCCGAATGCAGCCGCGCGGGCTTCACGGTCGGCGACAACGAGCCCTATGACGGCGAGCTGGAGGGCGATTGCCTCTATCGCCACGGGACGATGCTGGGCTTGCCGCACGTGTTGATCGAGATTCGCCAGGACCTGATCGGCGACGCGGCGGCGGCGCGCGCCTTCGCCGCACGGCTGAAGCCGATCCTGGAGCGCGCGCTGGCCGCGATGGGCCCGCCCGCGCTAGAGTTCACCCGCCCCTTGCCAGCAACCGGAACCGCCATGGACGAACGCACCCGCGAACAGCTCGAAGCCGCCGCCTTCCGCCGCCTGGTCGCGCATCTGCGGGCGCGGACCGACGTGCAGAATATCGACCTGATGACTCTGGCCGGGTTCTGCCGCAACTGCCTGGGCGACTGGTATCGCGAGGCGGCGGCGGAAAAGGGCATCGCGCTCGACAAGGATGCGGCACGCGAGATCGTCTACGGCATGCCGCCGGCCGAGTGGAAAAAGCGCTACCAGACGGAAGCGACGCCGGAACAGCAGGCCGATTTCGCGGCACGCCAAAAGACTCACAGCTAA
- a CDS encoding DUF2312 domain-containing protein → MAKSGFAKEHLRSFIERIERLEEEKKALADDIKEVYSEAKGTGFDTKVMRQVVRLRKMESADRQEQEAMLDLYLSALGMKL, encoded by the coding sequence ATGGCCAAGTCGGGTTTCGCGAAAGAGCATCTGCGGTCCTTCATCGAACGCATCGAGCGTCTCGAGGAGGAGAAGAAGGCGCTGGCCGACGACATCAAGGAAGTCTATTCCGAAGCCAAGGGCACCGGCTTCGACACCAAGGTGATGCGCCAGGTCGTGCGGCTGCGCAAGATGGAAAGCGCCGACCGCCAGGAACAGGAAGCGATGCTCGATCTCTATCTGAGCGCGCTGGGGATGAAGCTCTAG
- the pyk gene encoding pyruvate kinase produces MRRRRKTKIVATLGPATSTPEKIRALFDAGVDVFRINMSHTSHAALGELHAAVRAQEAVVGRPIGILVDLQGPKIRLGTLPGGSRVLVEGEQVRFVRKVQADDPKDIPIPHPEVFQAMKMRHTLLIDDGRVRLRLLTVKDYYADAIVVVGGTIKDRKGVNLPDTLLPVSAMTPKDRSDLDAALNLGVDWIALSFVQRADDVAELKKVVAGRAAVLAKIEKPKALETLNEILDIADALMVARGDLGVELPLEAVPGRQKQIVRAARKAGKPVVVATQMLESMITSAVPTRAEVSDVATAVFEGADAVMLSAETASGAYPIEAVQVMDRIAQSVEGDSLYTSILESQRNAPEETIADAIMAAVHQVTHTVHARAVVCWTKSGSTGLRCARERPEAPIVVLTPLVEIARRLALGWGLHCVTTEDAHDLDDVTDRAARIAQQEGFAKSGDRVVVTAGVPLGTPGSTNLLRVAFVGPKTG; encoded by the coding sequence ATGAGACGCCGCCGCAAAACCAAGATCGTCGCCACGCTGGGCCCCGCCACTTCGACGCCGGAGAAGATTCGCGCCCTGTTCGATGCGGGCGTCGACGTCTTCCGCATCAATATGAGCCACACCTCGCATGCCGCCCTGGGCGAGCTGCATGCCGCGGTCCGCGCGCAGGAGGCGGTGGTCGGGCGGCCGATCGGCATCCTGGTCGACCTGCAAGGCCCCAAGATCCGCCTCGGCACGCTGCCGGGCGGTTCGCGCGTGCTGGTGGAGGGCGAACAGGTGCGCTTCGTGCGCAAGGTGCAGGCGGACGATCCCAAGGACATCCCGATCCCCCACCCCGAAGTGTTCCAGGCGATGAAGATGCGCCACACGCTGCTGATCGACGACGGCCGCGTGCGCCTGCGCCTGCTGACGGTGAAGGACTATTATGCCGATGCCATCGTCGTGGTGGGCGGCACGATCAAGGACCGCAAGGGCGTCAACCTGCCCGACACGCTGCTGCCGGTCTCGGCGATGACGCCGAAGGACCGCAGCGATCTCGACGCCGCGCTCAATCTCGGCGTCGACTGGATCGCGCTCTCCTTCGTGCAGCGCGCCGACGACGTGGCCGAGCTGAAAAAGGTCGTGGCCGGCCGTGCCGCGGTGCTGGCGAAGATCGAGAAGCCCAAGGCGCTCGAGACCCTCAACGAGATCCTCGACATTGCCGACGCGCTGATGGTGGCGCGCGGCGATCTGGGCGTCGAGCTGCCGCTGGAAGCGGTGCCGGGGCGCCAGAAGCAGATCGTGCGCGCCGCGCGCAAGGCGGGAAAGCCGGTCGTCGTGGCGACGCAGATGCTGGAATCGATGATCACCTCCGCGGTGCCGACCCGCGCCGAGGTCAGCGACGTGGCGACGGCGGTGTTCGAAGGCGCCGACGCCGTGATGCTGTCGGCCGAGACCGCGTCGGGCGCCTATCCGATCGAAGCGGTCCAGGTGATGGACCGCATCGCGCAATCGGTGGAGGGCGACAGCCTCTACACCTCGATCCTGGAATCGCAGCGCAACGCGCCGGAGGAGACGATCGCCGACGCCATCATGGCGGCGGTGCACCAGGTCACCCACACCGTGCATGCGCGGGCCGTGGTGTGCTGGACGAAATCGGGCTCTACCGGGCTGCGCTGCGCGCGCGAGCGGCCCGAGGCCCCGATCGTCGTGCTGACGCCGCTGGTCGAGATCGCGCGCCGCCTGGCGCTCGGCTGGGGCCTGCATTGCGTGACGACCGAGGACGCGCACGACCTCGACGACGTGACGGACCGCGCGGCGCGCATCGCGCAGCAGGAAGGCTTCGCGAAGTCGGGCGACCGCGTGGTGGTGACGGCCGGCGTGCCGCTGGGCACCCCGGGTTCGACCAACCTGCTGCGGGTCGCATTCGTCGGGCCGAAGACCGGGTAG